A single window of Syntrophus aciditrophicus SB DNA harbors:
- the secD gene encoding protein translocase subunit SecD, with amino-acid sequence MFGSIRVRAFIALAVILVAVFYLFPTLTADLPEFWKKNLPKDRIHLGLDLQGGMHLVLEVDADKAIEATLERTAVDLKETLMDKRIRFKRLERSTSQNITVELPDSASRSAFDKSLKDSYPDLEVVSSETVEGIERVSLGVSERRKDEIRKLAIEQSLETIRNRVDQFGITEPEIVPQGKDRILIQLPGIKDPGRAKNLIGKTALLEFKLVDEGHSIDEALKGNVPEGSAITYGWNVDSQSGRRTEVPYLLKSKTLLTGDALENAQVKISDRFGEPHVALTFNSRGAADFERITGENVKKRLAIVLDGVVHSAPVIQEKISGGQAQITGSFTMEEARDLAIVLRAGALPAPVKILEERTVGPSLGQDSIEMGIWACVIAGILVVLFMVFYYRLSGMVADVALVLNLVLLMGAMAAFKATLTLPGIAGIVLTIGMAVDANVLIFERIREELRTEKTPRAAVEAGYSKAFLTILDSNVTTLVAALFLFGFGTGPIKGFAVTLTIGIVVSMFTAIFVTRIIFDYFVWNRRIKSISI; translated from the coding sequence ATGTTCGGAAGCATAAGAGTGCGGGCTTTCATCGCCCTTGCCGTTATCCTGGTCGCTGTCTTCTATCTGTTTCCTACGCTGACGGCCGATCTCCCGGAATTCTGGAAAAAGAATCTCCCCAAGGACAGAATTCACCTGGGTCTCGATCTGCAGGGCGGAATGCATCTCGTTCTTGAGGTGGATGCGGACAAGGCCATTGAAGCGACCCTGGAAAGGACAGCGGTCGATTTAAAAGAAACGCTGATGGACAAGCGCATCCGTTTCAAACGGCTGGAACGGTCCACAAGCCAGAACATCACCGTCGAGCTGCCGGACAGTGCATCGCGAAGCGCCTTTGACAAAAGCCTCAAAGACTCCTATCCCGACCTTGAAGTCGTCTCCTCGGAAACCGTTGAGGGCATCGAACGGGTGTCACTGGGGGTCAGTGAAAGGCGAAAAGATGAAATCCGCAAACTGGCCATCGAACAGAGCCTTGAGACAATCCGCAACCGTGTGGACCAGTTCGGCATCACCGAACCGGAAATCGTCCCTCAGGGTAAGGACCGTATTCTCATTCAGCTCCCGGGCATCAAAGATCCCGGTCGGGCCAAGAACCTGATCGGCAAAACCGCCCTCCTGGAATTCAAGCTGGTTGACGAGGGACACAGCATTGATGAAGCCCTGAAAGGCAATGTGCCCGAGGGCAGCGCCATCACCTACGGCTGGAATGTCGACAGCCAGTCCGGACGGCGGACGGAAGTTCCCTATCTTCTGAAGAGCAAGACTCTGCTGACCGGCGACGCTCTGGAAAATGCGCAGGTCAAGATCAGCGACCGATTCGGCGAACCCCATGTGGCTCTGACGTTCAATTCCCGCGGGGCCGCGGATTTTGAAAGGATTACCGGGGAGAATGTCAAGAAGCGACTGGCCATCGTTCTCGATGGGGTTGTCCATTCCGCTCCGGTCATCCAGGAAAAAATTTCGGGAGGACAGGCACAGATTACCGGGTCTTTCACCATGGAGGAAGCGCGCGATCTGGCCATCGTTCTTCGCGCGGGCGCCCTTCCCGCCCCTGTAAAGATACTTGAAGAAAGGACCGTCGGCCCTTCGCTGGGACAGGATTCCATCGAGATGGGCATCTGGGCGTGCGTCATCGCCGGCATTCTGGTCGTACTTTTCATGGTTTTCTACTACAGGCTGTCCGGCATGGTTGCCGATGTCGCCCTGGTTCTCAATCTGGTTCTCCTTATGGGAGCGATGGCCGCCTTCAAGGCAACGCTAACCCTGCCGGGTATTGCCGGCATCGTGCTCACCATCGGGATGGCCGTTGATGCCAACGTCCTGATTTTTGAAAGAATCCGTGAAGAACTCCGCACGGAAAAAACGCCTCGGGCGGCTGTTGAAGCCGGTTACAGCAAGGCCTTTCTCACCATTCTGGACTCCAACGTAACGACGCTGGTGGCCGCCCTGTTCCTTTTCGGCTTCGGAACCGGTCCGATCAAGGGATTTGCCGTCACTCTGACCATCGGCATCGTCGTCAGCATGTTCACCGCTATTTTTGTCACAAGGATTATTTTTGATTACTTCGTCTGGAACCGCAGGATCAAGTCCATCAGCATATAA